The sequence below is a genomic window from Lolium perenne isolate Kyuss_39 chromosome 7, Kyuss_2.0, whole genome shotgun sequence.
TACATCTAAAAATGGACAAAGGTAGTATTAGTCTTTTCTGACGCTTGCATTTCAGGAAATTAAGCGTCAATATATAGTCAACTAATTCATATGGCACATTATCTTCTATAATGTCTTTATCCTACTTCAGTGGATTTCAGCTGCAACCGTACTTGTAATTCATAGGATACACGAGTCGTATTGTAGATACAACGGTTCTGGAGTTAAATGAGCTCAAACTTATCGAGAATTAGGAAAACCTGTAAAGGAAAATACTGTGAAAATAGGGAAAAGAGACTGGTGGATCCCAATGGGACGTACAAAAAATCGAATCCGATTCAGTAAAAAAGAAAACAGTCAAAGATCTAGGAGGTCCCTTGTTAACCTGGCGCTCCATGAACTGACTTTCTGTTCCTTATCCCCGTTCATTGTAGGTAAGAAATCACCGCAGTATTCCTGCAGTTTGGCATGAtattctactccctccgtccgtcCGTTAATAGATGTCTAGTGGTTTGTCTAAGTTTGAatgtatctatgcctaaaaaatatCTAGATACATTCGAATTTAGATTAAAAAAATTACATCTAAAAATGGACAAAGGTAGTATTAGTCTTTTCTGACGCTTGCATTTCAGGAAATTAAGCGTCAATATATAGCAAACAAAGTTTGGCTACGAGCTTAAACGAAAGTCTTGCGCCATGAATGCCTGTTGGCATCATATTCATAGGACCAACGGACAGCAAGGCAATTTGTTTCCGCTTTACCGGACACGTGCAAAAATAAACATTGTACCCTTTGGCGTTTCTCGCAAGAAACTAGGCTACTAGCGTTCTACTAATGAGGATCTAGTTTGAGATATGTGAGTAGAACTACTGTTTATGAAGATGACTGAGAAGGGTCACGTACTACTAAAAAGTGCCTTTGACACATGAGCACCAGCGCTCCTGATttctaaaaatcatattttttaatTCTAAAAAAGTTGAAATTGAATAcccacatacatataaacatATACAGACATCGCATTGCAAATAATGATTTACATATCTTAAGATAATCTATTAAAAAATCTTGTTTCATGTctactttttttttttgtaatCTCCTCGGCTAGATCCCTTCATGGCGTCTCTCGCTTCAGTGGCATCATATCTCCTTTCCGGCAACTCCATTATCAATCTTCCTGCGATTAGCCATCTGCATGGAGGACGGCGACGGTGCATGCTGAACTCAGGAGCAGAACGACTTGTTTGGGCACAACAACAAAGGGCCAAAGGCTATGGTTCCCTGATGTAGACAAGGCCGGGCGTGGTGTTATGGGTGGAGAAGACGGCCATGTGAATAGAAGAACAGTGCCCGAATGCAGAGCCGACGAGCATGGCATCCATTGTAGCTAGGGCCGGATTGGCCTCTAGTATTAGTCGTCTCCCATGCACCTACATGACGACCTTTGTTATATATCCAAGCCGTAATCTAAACATTCCTGCCACCTCTGATAAGTTGCCTAAAAAAGTTGCGAAATATATTTTAAAGTTGCCTAGAATCAACAATGTTGGCTTGCCTAATGGTAATTTAAACTTTCCTACCATATCTAATAAGTTGCCTACAAATGCATGTTAGTTGTGAAATATATTGTGAAGTTTTCTAGGTACAACAATGCTGGCTTTGTTTAATGGTATTTTAAACTTGCCTACCACAACTAAGAAATTACCTAAAGTGGTAGCTTGGACGGAGTGCATGGCACGGCGATTTCCGCTTGGGAGGTGATGACTACTTGTGTAGTTGTGTTTTTAGATAATCGTGTGCGTGCTTTGGTTGAATTTCTACTTTAGGGTGAGGGCTCACATAGATTTAATAGCGGTTGTTTGCTCCCTAGCAGCATCCAATATCTTTTCCGACGAATAGTGAATTGGTACTTGTGTACTCCCTCCATTTTGTAATTCCTATCaagttcaaatttaaatttaaatcatGATTTTTTTTGTTGAAACGATACATATAAAAAATGGTATTACCATTGTTACACACAAAGACACATCCATGCATATATTCATATAGCATGCAGGTATGTATAACATAGCTTCCACAGATCATTTTGCTGTCGTACAAACACAACAGTCAAACTAACACTCAAGCACCGTAGAGCGCACACCTTATTTTTTCACATATAGGTAGTATAATTTAAGCACTCTAGAAGTTTAGGATTCCTTCAGGTTTTGGTCGCATGGATGATGGATGTACGTACGTCCGTACGTTCATACGAGGTCCTCCCTCATGAGGCCGGCAAAGTCGTCGGCGTGCTCGTTGGTGACGCAGCTGGCCAGCAGGCGCGTGCCGGCGAGCGGCGCCGGCGCCCTCATGACGATGACCGACGCGATGAGGTCGCAGTTCACCAGCGGGCCGGCGGTCATGGGCGTGCCGTACCCGTAGTCCACGTCGGAGAACCCGAGCTTGCTCCAGTCGGACACGTACACCGACTCGTAGTCGAACGTCATCTGGAACGGGTCGCGGCCGCCTATGCGGCCCTCGGCCCAACGCAGGCATTCCTCGGCCATGCGCCGCTTGGCGTCCCAGACCACGCCGACGAGCTCGACCACCGACGAGCCGGCGACCTTCTCCGCCGGCGCGGACACCTTCACCGGCAAGTTTGAGCTCATATCCGAGATGAAGAGGCATCCTCAAGAAATAGTGtacaagaagaaagaagatgaaggtcccaattcatgttgtgacaagctccttgacgaagtttgcttcttgagaagacACAATGCAAGATTCTTGGAGATCATTTCCACCCAAgaggaagccttggatgagtactatcgcttgagtagagagaaggtgcaatgttgtgacCATGAAGaggagattgccactctaaagagacacaaggccaagctagttgaagtgaatgataggcaaaatgagtccttgatggagtggATTCGTTTGAGCAAGGAAAAtgtcacttgttgtaaccatgagaTGAAATTGCATATCTAAAGAGGAGCAAGGACAAGCTTATtgtgatcaagcttatgcaagatgaagctTTAAAAGAATACCAACTCTCAAGTAAGGTCCACATTTGTTGTAATCATGAAAACGACATTGCCACCTTGGAAAGACACAAGCGTTTGTTCTTGAAAAGGAATTCTCTTCTTGAAGAAGCTCTATCGGAACAATTCCGGGTGAATAAGGAGAAAGAGGTTCAAGTGTTTGACATAACTCACCCTCACCtcggatcatgaagatgaagtcaatcgcttgaagtcCAAAATTGAAAGCCTCCAAATCCAAGcccaattcttggaaggagtcattgaagctagagttgaagcccatgAGGATTCATGCAATGAGGGAGAAGTGGCAATCAAGCCAAAGAACAagatgtaagggtacattgcccctatgtgtggttttggtaattaatgacaacccctatggactaatgttttcattgagtttatatgaaggaatattccataggtactacttgctctccatgtgttggattcaagtatggatgccatgaagataaaggtatatcttgtgtattggcatcaagatcatcggtatgaagatatatatatgtgatatgatcgataagaagaaatgaaaatggagttcttatgtgggactcaatattagccatgctctatcttatgtgagtatgtgaagatacaaggttgagttgggcaagttcaagatgagcgtctcaagtgaatcacatacttgaagcttgccgtccatttgatgataatggactcgtgaagatgtgcatcactggagctttcccatcataatgtatgggggagcatttgtgagtcgtcacgaagcaacattggtcaagagaggcattccggcttgagtgaagcttgaagagttatcatcaagatcaagcgggatgcgcaaggaaaaggtatggccttgctaggttttccttttaccggtctcaaggtggatgttgggagaccggattataggatagatagtcgcactattaagaggggctttcggttgagtaacttgatcacatcgtcttagggagctcaaccccttgcatactttgcatatccataTTGctccttggtgtttctctatgtgaggttcttgagcttgttgctagctttacaa
It includes:
- the LOC139833914 gene encoding acyl transferase 10-like, with protein sequence MSSNLPVKVSAPAEKVAGSSVVELVGVVWDAKRRMAEECLRWAEGRIGGRDPFQMTFDYESVYVSDWSKLGFSDVDYGYGTPMTAGPLVNCDLIASVIVMRAPAPLAGTRLLASCVTNEHADDFAGLMREDLV